The Halovivax ruber XH-70 genome includes the window ACTTCGTCCTCGGCGGCGGCGTACAGCTGTGCGGCGAGCACGGAGCCAAGCGAGTACGTCGGGAAGTAGCCGAACGAGCCGTGGCTCCAGTGGATGTCCTGCAGGCAGCCCTCGGCGTCGGTCTCGGGCCGGACGCCCAGGTACTCCTCGTACTTGTCGTTCCAGACCTCGGGGACGTCTTCGACGTCGAGATCGCCCGAGATGAGGTCGCGCTCGATCTCGAACCGGACGATGATGTGCATGTGGTAGGTCAGCTCGTCCGCCTCGGTGCGGATGAGGTTGTCGTCGTAGACCTGATTCGCGGCTTCGTAGGCCTCGCGGGCCGAAACGTCGTCGAGGGCGGGGAAGCGCTCGGCGGCCGTCGGGAGGAAGCACTCCCAGAACGCTTCCGAGCGACCGACGTGATTCTCCCAGAGGCGGGACTGGGATTCGTGGACGGTGAGGTCGCGCGACTCACCCAGCGGCGTGCCGTAGCCCTCGTCGGGCAGGCCGAGCGTGTAGTTGGCGTGACCGAACTCGTGGACGGTCGAGGTGATCGAGCCCAGCAGATCCTCCTCGTCGAAGCGGGTGGTGACGCGGGCGTCGAACTGCGTCCCGGTCGAGAACGGGTGCGGTGCGGTGTCGAGGCGGCCCCGATCCCAGTCGTAGCCGACCGTATCGAGGACGTCGCGCGAGAGTTCCTCCTGCGTCTCGGGATCGAACGTGCCGTCGAACGCGCCACCGAGCTCGACGTCGCTCTCGCCGATCGCCTCGATCAGGGGGACGAGTTCGTCGCGCAGCCGTTCGAGGACGCGCTCGGCCGTCTCCAGGTCGAGGTACGGTTCGTACTCGGCGAACAACACCGCGTATGGGTCGGCGTCGGGGTCGATGTGTTCGGCGTACTCGCGCTTTTGTTCGATCAGTGTCTCGAGCGTCGGGGCGAACGTCTCGAAGTCGTCTTCTTCCTTCGCCTCCGTCCAGACGGGATGCGCGTTCGCGGTCGTCTCGGAGATCTCCTCGACGAGCTCGGTGGGAACGCTCGTCGCACGGTCGTACTTTCGGCGGATCTCGCGGACGACCGCCGATTGTGCCTCGTCGAGGTCGGCCGCCTCGAGTTCGTCGAGGAGGTTGCCCATCTCCGGATCGGTCAGCTCCTCGTGGGAGATCGACGAGAGCGTCGAGAGCTGTTTCGCCCGGGCGGGTGTCCCGCCTTCGGGCATCATGACCTCCTGGTCCCACCGAAGCACGCCCGCTCCGGCGGTGATGTTCGTGAGCCGTTCGACGCGCGATTCGAGCTCCTCGTAGGCGTCCGTGACGGACGTCGCCTCCTGTTCCGGTGCCATTGGTTGCACTTCTGTGCCGACCGACATGAACGTCGTGGTATCGGCCGGTGGGGCCGCTAGATTCACGCTGTGGCTGGCCCCTTCGTGCGGTCGAGGACGAGCGTCCCGACGATGGGTGCGGTTGAACCCTCGCTCTCACACGTTCCAGAGCTCGGTGAGACGGGTCTCGATGTCTCCGAGGACGAGGCGCAGGACGTCGCGGTAATCGGTCGGCCACGAGGCATCGTCACCGGGGGTGCTCGCTCTCGGTGGCGGATGGAAGTGATCCCGGGAATTGTGGGAATTCGGATGGCGATCCCACCGGCAGTCCCAGGTGTGATCCTCGTGGGACTCTCGATAGTGCACGGAGAAGTCGTCGTTCGTGTACCACCGAACGGACAGGGTCGCCTCAGTGACGGATTCGGGATAGAATGACGCCGAAAGCGTCACGTGTAGTTCGAGGTGTCCGCTTGAATCCGTGACGACCGCTTCAGCGACCTGCTTCGTCGCTTGCAGGTGCGTCTGGAGGAATTCGAGAATCGGACGATCGATGGGTGCGGGGCTTCCCCCGTCTCCTGCGGGCGGTGCCATCGATGTGGCTAGCCGGATACCCGTCCGGTCCCGGCACCGCTTCGTTGCTGGCGAGCGCGTTCGTGGCGCCGTCGCTCCTCGCGTGCGGTCTTCCAGTCGCCCAGATCGCTGTACACGTCGTCGATCGTCCGGTCATCGCTCGCCTCCGCAGCCGCGACAGCGTCGACGGCGGCCGGGGTCGACGCGTCGTAGACGTCCTCGTACGCGTCGATTCGCGCCGTCAATTCCCGGACGCGTTGCTGCAGGGCGTCGACGGAGTGATCGGTTGCGAGCCGATCGATTCGTCGCCACTCGAAGTAGGTGTCGTTGCGCTCGTATGTGACCGGCCGTCCATCGTGTCGAGTGACGATTCCGAGCTCGGTGAACCAGCGCAGGTACTTCCGAGCAGTTTTCGGATCGCAGTCGGCCCCTTCGGCGATTTCGTTCGCTGCCGTCGGATTGCGGGTCTGGAGGATTGTCCCGTACACGCGCTGTTCGACGTCGTCGCCGCCGAACGCGTCCTCGAAGGCGGGTGGACCACCCGATGTGTCGCCGTCGGCCATAGCAGTTCTTGCACGGCTGCGGATATAGTTCTTTCTTCGAGGAATAATTTCCTGTAGGCGGGGTGGGGATCGTGTCAGCGATACGATCTGGCCGCTACGCGACCCACGCCTCCACCGTCGCCCGGTACACCGCCCGACACCGTTCCAGGACGTCGATCGAGACGCTCTCGTCTGCGGTGTGGGCCTCTCCGGGTTCGGCCGGACCGACGATCACGCACTCGGTTCCGGCGCGGTCGGCGAGCCAGCCCGCGTCGGTCGCGTGGGGTTTCGTGACGTGGGTCGGTTCCGACTCACCACGCTGCTCGTGGACCTGGCGGGCGGCGTCGAGTACGGTGTCGGCGAACGCGTCGTCCTCGCAAGCCATCGGCGGCAGGTCCTGGTCGACGGCCCACTCGACGCCCTCGATCGCCTCGACGCGGTCGAGCGGCGCCCGTTCGCCGGGCACGGTGCGCTCGTCGACGGTGATCGTACACCGGTCCGGCACGATGTTCCAGGCCGACCCGCCGTCGATCTCCGTGACGACGACGCTGCCCGACAGCGACTCACCCGCAATCGTCACCTCGGGGGCCGACAGCTCACGGACGACGTCGACCGCCTCGCTCGCCCGGTAGATCGCGTTCGTCCCCGCCTCCGGTTCGCTCGCGTGGGCCGCCTCGCCGTGGGCGGTAATCGTGCTCGCCCGGCGGCCCTTGTGTGCAACGGCGACGTCCGTCACGCCCGATCGCGAGTAGTTCGTCGATCCCTCGCCGACGACGGCGACGTCCGGGGCGAACCCCTCGTCGATGGCGTGGCGGACGCCCTCGCCGCCGATCTCTTCGCCGACGAAACTCGCGAAGACGAGTTCGCCGCGGCCGTTCGCTCGGTCCTCCTCCGCCGCCACGTCTGCGTCCCGAAACGCCAGTGCCATTGCGGCGACGGCACCCTTCATGTCCGCCGTCCCGCGGCCGTAGAGCCGGCCGTCGCGTTCCGTGACGACGTACTCGTCTGCGCCGCGGCCGTTCGCGCCCCCACCGTCCTCGCTGGCGTCTCGATCGACCGTTTCGCGATCGTCAGCCCCGCTCTCCGCGACCTGTGACGCGTCCGGCGGGACGACGTCGTGGTGGCCGACGAGGGCGAGCGCCCTCCCGTCGGGATCGCCGCGACGGGCGAGGACGTTGCCAGCGGCGTCGCGCGTCACCGACGCATCGGTTTCCGTTCGGAGCCAGTCTTCGAGGAAGTCACCGGCGGCGGTCGCGTCCTCGTGGCTCGGGATCGCGGTGAGTTCACGGGTCAATTCGACGAGGGTCATGGCCGACCCATCGACGGCGTCGCTGTTCAGTCCACCGGAACCGGCGGGGGTATCCCGGCGAGTCAGTCCACCCGCTCGTAGACCGGCGGCGCTGTCTCTGGTGGCTCGTCGGTGAGCCGGGCGACCGACGTCCGCATCTCGCGCAGGCTGGCGGTCTGTTGCTGACTGGCCGCCGCGACCGATTCCGCGGCGCTCGCGACCTCGTCGGCCGACCCCGAGAGCTCGGCGAGTGTCTCTGCCGCCCGCTCGACCCCGCGGGCCTGCTGGTCGGCCGCGCTGGCGACGTCTTCCATGCCCGCGGCCGTCGATTCGGCCGCCTCGTGGATCTTCTCGAGCGAGTCGACCGTCTCTCGGACGCGATCGGTGCCGGTGTCGACGCGAGCGACGGTTTCTTCGGTCGTCGCGATCGTCGCCGACGCCTCCTCGCGAACCGCTTCGACGGCGTCTTCGATCGCTCCCAGATCGGCTTTCGTCTGCTCGGCGAACGACCGCACTTCCGACGCGATGATGTCCATGGTCTCGTTCGTCTGATCGCCCGACCGGGAGGACTCGATCTTGGCGTTCGCCGCCAGCACCGTCGTGCGATTGGCGAGGTCGTCGAGCCGATCGACGATTTCGTCGATTTCGTCGGTCCGGGCCGCGAGCCCCTCGACCGCCTCGGCGACGCGGTCGGTCGCGTCCTCGATGGCCGCGAGTTCGGCCACCGCGTCGTCGGCCGCCTCGACGCCGTCGGCCGCGAGGCGCTCGGTTCGGTCGCTCTCCGTACCGACCTCGTCCGCGACGCCAGCAACCTCCTCGACGGCGGCGCTGACCTCGTCGAGTTCGCGTGCGGCCTGTCCGATTGCCGCAGCCTGGGATTCTGTGTGGTCGCTGATCGTTTCGGCGCGTTCCGCGACGTCTTCGCTGGCGTCGGACAGCTCCCCGAGCGGCGTCTGGACGTCCGTTTCGACCTCGGCGGCGAGTCGCTCGCGCCGCTCGATCGACTCCTCGAGCCGCTGTGCGTAGGAGTCGACGTACGTGTCGGTCGCGATCTGCATATCGAGGTTGATGATCCGCAACAGCGAGAGGACGTCCATCATGCCGTCGTCGATGGCGTCCCTGACGGCCCGCTCGAACGACTCCTCGAGGCCGTCGTCGCCGTCCGCGTCCTCGCCGCCGAGCCCCAGCGCGCCGACGAACCGGCCGAGGCCGCCCACGTCCTGTTCGGCCTCGCGCTCGGCGGCCCACGCCTCGATGGCATCGACGACTTGCGCCTGGACGCGCTCGTTCATCCGCGACAGGATGAGATCGTAGTAGACGCCGTACTGCCCCACGTAGTGTTTCAGGGGCATATCGAGTAGTTCGTGCAGTTTGCCGATCCGGGTCCGGTTCTCGAAGTACGACCGGTCGTAGTCGCCGGTCGCGAGCGAGACGAGGTAGGCCTGCTGGGTCCGTTTGAGCGCCTCGACTCCTTTTGGCGAGCGGTCGACGATCGCCCGGGTCTCCTCGTACTCGAGGACGTTCTCGTAGAAGTCGTCGGCGATGACCGCCGCATTGGCCCGCAAGAGCGGTTCGAGGTCGGCCAGTCGGCGCTCGTCGGCCTCGTCGAACCCGATGAACTCCTTGCGCCACGCGATCTCCTCGTAGTCGAGCCCGATCCGGCAGACGAGTTCGTCGACATCGAGAGCGTCGTTTAGTCCACCGTGCCCGAACATCTGCTGCGGTTGCATGATGGGAACGTGTTCGGGTGTTTCGGTAAGTGTCCGAGAGCGTTCCCGGCCGCTGAGAATCCGATCAGCCTCCCGTCGTCCGATCGTTCCTTGCTGGCTCCACCCGGTGGGGCGTTTCGACGTGCTGCCGGCAATCACCGTGTCGATCGCCGGGCACGGTGCTCGTGGGCGTGGCGCGTTGTATGGGCCTGAACGGTTTTACCGGTCGCCGTTCAATTCAGGGTGATGACTGCGTACGGCGTCGCGGACCTTGTCGTCCTCGCGCTCGATTCGACCGGTGCCGTCGACGAGCGGGCGGACGGGAGCGCGACGACGGTCGAACTGAGCGAGACGATCGCGTTCGGCGAGTCGCTGGCTGACCGCGTCCAGCTCCTCGCCGCGCTCTCCTCGCTGACCCGGTCGGGCCTCGTCGAGGAGTCGGTCGACGACGCCGACCGGACACGATATCGGCTGACGGACGCGGGGCACGACCGCGTCGCGGAGCTGCGAACGGAACTGGCCGACGAACGGGTCACCGTTTTCGACGGCACCGACACGATCGAGTGCGACCTGTGCGACGTTCCCGAGACCGTCGATATCTCGGTCGCGGAAGCCCTCGTCCGCCGCTCGCCGTCGGGCGAACTCCTCCTCGAAGCGGCGTTCGACGATGTGGTCGACCGTGTGGAGACGTTCGACCGACTGACGGCGGCGTTCGAGTCGCTCACAACGACGAACCCGGCGGACTCTATCGAGACCGACGCCGGCCAGCCTCCCTCCAACACAACCCAGACGGTCGTCGTCACCGGTGACGCGGGCGTCGGCAAGACGACGGTCGTCGAGGCGTTCGTCGAGCGCGTCCGGGAGCGGTGTGCGGACGTCTTCGTCGGCCGCAGTCGGCCCGGCGGCGATGCGCCGTTCGAACCGATCGAAGCCGCACTCGACGCGGGCGACGCGACCACGCCCGCCTTCGACGTCGACACCGTGCTCGAGACACCCGATGCCGAAACCTACCGGGCCCACCGGACGCGTCTGTACGCCGACGTCGCAACGTGGCTCGAAACGCGCGCGGCCGACGGCCCGGTCGTGCTGGTCGTCGAGGACCTGCAGTGGGCCGATAGCGCGACGCTCGACCTGCTCGCGCACCTCCACTCGTTGCTCGCATCTGCCCCCGTCTTGCTCCTGTGTACGTACCGTGGCGACGGTGTGGACGACGTGGACCCGCTCGGCGAGCGGGTGGGGGCGGACGCCGATGGACCGACCGTCCTCCCGCTCTCGCCGTTCGACCGGGAGACGACGGCGACGCTGGTCGAACACGAACTCGGTCAGCGCGGCGTCCCCGCGGCCTTCACCGACGCCGTCTACACGGTGACGGGTGGGAACCCCCTGTTCGTCGTCGAGACGGTCGCCGCGGCGCTCGAGGACGGCTCGCTCGATCCGCGGGTCGACCGATACCCGACGGATACCGACACCCTCTCCGCGCCGGATGTCGTCGAGACGACGATCCGCCGCCGGTTCGACCGCCTCGACGACGAGACGCGCGAACTGGTCGACGTCGGCGCACTCGTCGACGAACCGATCACCGTCGAGACCCTCGGCGCGCTCTGTGCGCTCTCGCCGACGCGACTGCGAGACCGGGTCGACCTGCTCGTCGACGCCGGCATCTGGCGTGAGACGGACGGCGGGTATCGATTCCGCAGCGACGTCCTCCGGAGCGGCGCCAGATCGGCACTCGACGCGGACCGTCGTCGGGACCGCCACCGGGAGATCGCCACCCTGCTGGCAGCCGACGATGACCCGAACCACGCCCGGATCGCGACGCATTTCGATCGGGCGGATGAGGCGGCGGCTGCCCTCGAACAGTACCAACTCGCAGCCGCGGACGCGGAAGCCACGTACGCTCACGACGTAGCGGCCGCACACTACGAACGCGCCCTGTCGATCGCACGCGACCTCGACCGTGACGACGACGCGCTGGCCCTGCTCGAATCGCTCGGCGACAGTTACTACACCCGCGGCGAGTTCGACGCGGCAGACCGGTACTTCCGGTACGTCCGTGAGGCCACCGACGAGCCGGACCGGATCCGGCGCAGTTACTACTACCAGGCCCGGATGCACTTCGAGCAGAGCGAGTACGAGCAGACGAAGACGTTCGCCCGGCGCGGCCTCGACGTCGGCGGTGACGAGGTCACCGAGGCAGTCTGCTGGCTCGTCGATTACCTCGGCAGCGCGCACATGAAGTGCGGCGAGCACGAGGCGGCGGTCGAGCAGTTCGAGCGCCAGCGGACGCTCGCCGAGTCGATCGACTTCGCGCTCTCGCTTGGTCGATCCCACCAGAATCTCGCCAACGTCTCTCGCCGCACCGGGGCGATCGAGGAGGCCGTCGAGTACGGCGAACGAGCCGTCTCGTTGCTCGAAACGGCGTCGGCCGACCGCGAACTCGCCCGCTGTCTCAACGACGTCGCGCTCGTCTACCGGAGCGCGGGGCGGACCGACGCGTACGTCGAGACGCTCGAACGCTGTCACGACGTCGCCGAGGAGACGGGAAACGTTCGGGCGCGCATCCTCGCCAAGCACAACCTCGGCGTCGCCGCTCAGAGCCGGGGCGACTGGGAAGACGCACGGTCGTACTACGAGGACGTCATCGACCTTGGTGAGCGTGCCGGCGACGCAGACACGGTCGCGACCGCGCTGTGGAACCTGGGCGCCATGGACCTGTCCGTCGGCGACGCCCCAGGGGCGATCGACGGGTTCGAACGGGCACTCTCGCTCGTCGACGAATCGGAAGCGGTCGAACAGCGGACCCACTTTCACACCCACCTGAGTCGGGCCTACCAGCTTGCCGACGACGTCGATGCCGCGCGCTGGCACGTCGCGATGGGACTCAGACTGGCCGCCGAACACGACCTCTCTCACCTGCGGGGGGCCAGCGCGATCAACGCCGCGGCGCTCGAACGGGCGCAGGGGGCCGTCGACCCGGCGCTCGAACACCTGCAGTCGGCCACCTCGATTCTCGGCTCTATCGAGGACGTTCGCACCGAAACCTCCCTGCTCGACCAGTTCGCTCGGACACACCTGGCGGCCGACGAGCCCGGCACTGCGATCGAATATGCCCGCCGTGCGCACGATGTCGCGCCCGAGGGCAACCGACAGGAGACGATAGCCGTCGAGGTAACCCTGGGCGCGGCGCTTCGTGCCACCGGGCAGCGAGCGGCGGCCCGGGATCGCCTCGAGACCGCCCTCGCCGACGCATCGGGCCTCTCCGCGCTCGCGGAAATTCGCGCCCGGCGTGAACTGGCGCGCCTCGAACGTGACGAAGGGAACACCGGTCACGCGCGTGAGCACTACGAAACCGGGATCGAACTCGCGGCATCGGCCGGAATGACGCTGTACGAAACGCAGTTGTCGGACGAGGTAGCGGTACTCGACGCGGACGTCGCCGTGACTGACGGCAAGTAGTCCGATTCAACCCGCTCGCCTCACGATCCTACCTGGCACGCTCCAGGTGAACGCAGAACTGGGCGCCGCCCAGGGGCGAATCGTCGACGGTGAGTTCGCCGCCGTAGGTGTCCGCGATCTCGGCGGCGAGGTGGGTACCGAGGCCCGTCCCGCCGGACTCGCCGATCGAGACGCCGCGATCGAAGATGCGCTCGTGGTCGGCCGGATCGATACCGTCGCCGTCGTCCTCGACGAAGACGGTCACGGCGTCGTCGGTGGCGGCCGTCCGAATGCGGATCTGGGTGCCACCGGAGTGGACCAGGGCGTTTTCTACGAGATTGGCGAAGAGTTCTTTGAGCAGCGTGCCGCCTGTGACGTGGAGTTCGTCCACGTCGGTCTCGACGTCGACGTCGTGCTGGCTCGCCAGGTCGGCGTGGCGATCGACGGTCTCGCGAATCACTCTGGAAAGTGAGATCGACGAGAGTTCCTCGTCGGCGTCGAGCTGGTGGAGCGTCCGGACGTTCTCGACGAGGTCGATCGCCTCGGTGACGCCGTTCTCCGCGTACGCGTGGTACTCTCGCTGCTGGTCGGTCAGATCCGTCTCGGCGAGCAGGTCGAGGTAGCCGTCGATGACGGTGAGTTTGTTCCCCAGGTCGTGTCTGAGCACGGAGTGGAGGAACTCGGCGCGCTCTTTGGCTTCGGTTCGCTCGGTCGTGTCGGTCGCGACGCAGACGATCCCCTCGACGCTGCCCGCGTCGTCCGTCATCACCGACGCGGAGAGGCTCGTCGGCACGGCCTCGCCGTCTTTGGTCTCGAAGTAACTCTCCAGATCGGTGACACTCCCTTCACGAAGGAGGTGCTCGATCAGCTCGCCCGAGTGTAACATCGAGGAGAGTTCGACGTCGTCGCTCGACTCGGCGAGGACGTAGTCGATCGGCTTGCCGACGAGCTCGTCGGGGTCGTAGCCGAGCATCTCCCCGACGGCCTCGTTCGCCATACGGATCCGGCCGTCGGGGCCGAGCTTCACGAGGACGTCGACCATCGTGTCCATCAGGTTCTCCAGGTCGGCGGTCCGCTGGCGAACCCGGTCCGCGAGCTCCGACCGCGAGAGAATCGTCAGTTCGTCCGCCCCGTCCAGGCCCCGATCGTCCATTCAGGTGATCGTTGACTCCGTGACTATTCAAGCCAACGGTCGACTGGATCTCGCCGATCGGCGAGAATCGCACGGTGGACGGGACGGGACCCACCCGGACTACCCCGCAATCGTTCGACAGGTGGTCCACCCGGACGTACTCCGCAATCGTTCGACAGGTGGACACCCTTATCAGCGTACGTAACCGAGAGCCGGTATGCACGTCGTGCCGGATACCAGTGTGGTGATCGACGGCCGCGTCTCGGCCTCGATCGCGGACGGGACGTTCGCGGACGCGACGGTGTCGGTCCCCGAGGCCGTCGTGGCGGAACTCGAGTCGCAGGCCAACGACGGCCTCGACAGCGGCTGGGAGGGGCTCTCGGAACTCGACTCGCTGGCCGGCCTGGCCGACGACGGCGAGATCGATCTCGAGTACATCGGCGAGCGCCCGACGGCGGGCGAACGAGGGCGCGCCTCGGAGGGCGAGATCGACGCACTCATTCGCGATCTGGCCGAGGAACGTGACGCGACGTTCGTCACGAGCGACGTCGTCCAGGCCGAAGTCGCGAAGGCCAAGGGCCTCACCGTCGAGTACATCTCGCCGAAGTCGCGAGACGTGGGAACGCTCACGATCGAGGACTTCTTCGACGACGAGACGATGAGCGTCCACCTCAAGACGGACACGATCCCGAAGGCCAAGCGGGGCGCCCTGGGCGAGATGCGCTACGAGGAGATCGCCGACGAGCTGACGGACGAGGCGACGATGGACGAGTGGGCCCGCGAGGTGGTCGACGGCGCCAAGGAGTCCCCCGACGGCTTCATCGAACTCACGGAGCCGGGGATGAAGATCGTCCAGTTCCGCGACTATCGTATCGCGGTCGCTCGCCCGCCGTTCGCCGACGGCATCGAGATCACGGCCGTCCGACCGATCGCCCAGACCGACCTCGAGGACTACGAACACGCCGACGAATTGAAAGAGCGTCTCCTCGAGCGCCAGCGCGGCGTCCTCGTCTCCGGCTCGCCGGGGGCCGGGAAGTCGACGCTCGCCCAGGCGATCGCGCGCTACCTCGAGACGCACGACTACGCGGTCAAGACGATGGAGAAACCGCGAGACCTCCAGGTCGGCCCCGAGATCACGCAGTACACCGCCCTCGGCGGCAAGATGGAGAAGACGGCCGACGCCCTCCTGATGGTCCGGCCGGACTACACCATCTACGACGAGGTCAGAAAGACCGACGACTTCGAGGTGTTCGCGGACATGCGCCTGGCGGGCGTCGGCATGATCGGCGTCGTCCACGCGACGCGTCCGATCGACGCCCTCCAGCGGCTCATCGGCCGGGTCGAACTCGGCATGATCCCCCAGATCGTCGACACCGTCGTCTACGTCGACGCCGGTGAGATCGACACGGTCTACGACGTCCAGACGACGGTCAAGGTCCCCGCGGGCCTGACCGAGGAGGACCTCGCCCGCCCGGTCATCCAGGTGACGGACTTCCAGACCGGCGTTCCTGCCTACGAGATCTACACGTTCAACCGCCAGGTCGTCACGGTGCCCCTCGACGATGACGAGGACGGCCCCGGCGCGCGCGAGTCGGGCGTCGACCGCATCGCCAAACAGGAGATCGAACGCGAGATCCGTTCGATCGCCAGGGGCTACGTCGAAGTCCGTCTCAAGAGCCAGGACAAAGCCGTCGTCTACGTCGAGGACGACGACATCTCCTCTGTCATCGGCAAAGGTGGCGGTCGCATCACCGACGTGGAGAACCGCCTGGGTATCAGCATCGACGTTCGCACGCACGAGGAGAATCCCCACTCCGGCGGGGGCGATGGCGACGCCACCGCGGGTGCTGGCAGCGCGAACGGCGGTCGATCCGGCGGCGCACAGCCGACCGGTGACCCCGTCGGCCAGCTCGTCCAGCCCGAGATCACCTCGCGCCACGTCGTCATCCCGGTCGAGGGCCACGACGGCGAGACCGTCGAGGTCCAGGCGGCCGGCGAGTACCTCTTCACCGCGACGGTGAGTCGCGGCGGTGAGATCCAGGTGTCGAGAGGCAGTGCGATCGCTGACGAACTCGAAGACGCGATCGATCACACGGAACCGATTACGGTCGTTTCGTCGTAGGCGGACCGGTCCGTGTGCGTCGAACCGCGAGCGTCGCAGATGCGAGCAGCGATCGGCGAAACTGACTGCGTGTTCGACGTCGTCCTCGCTCAGTTGCCGTTCGTCTCGATATCCTGGAAGTATATCTCCGGATTTCTGGTGTAGAAGAGTGCCCAGCCGGCGACGAGGCCGACGAGCATGGCGACCAGTTCGCGGGGAAGGCGGGGCAGGCCGAGTTCGAGGAGGCCGAAGAGCGCGACCGACGCGCCCAGGAGCGTCCCGATGACGACGAAGGTGACGTCGGTCGCGATTCGGAGGCGGTTGTGCTCCCAGTAGGGGCGTTTCTCCTCGTCGTACCAGACCCCGACGTAGATGATGACGGGTGCCATCCCGGCGATGACGGTGGCGGCGCCGAACGACACGGGCAGGCCGAGCGGATGAAAGAGGAGTGCGTTGAGCAGGTTCGTCACGAGTGCCATCACGAGGAGCCCGACGAAGAGCCACCCGGTGCGCGGCAGTCGATCGCGGTCGACGTTCATATCTCCCGACGGGTCCGCGACCGGGTTAACGGTACCGTCTCGACGAGTGACTCACCCGTTTCGATAGCGCAACTCTGCCGTTTCGCCGAATGGGCCGCCGGCAGACGAGTCGGTGGCGATCCTGTGAGCGCGATGGTGTGGCTGGCTGGAATCGTCGCGACGAGAGAACAGCGGTTGTTCGTTATTCGGCGCAGCAGGCGTCGTCGGCTGCACTGGCGTCGTCCAGCCCGCCGTCAGCGGCGACGGGTTCTTCGAGTCGGTAGAGGCTCTGGCGAGCGTCGGCGAAGTAGATGTCCTCGTCGACCATGCCAATTTCCTCGAGTCGTTCGAGCGCGTAGCGGACGGTCCGGGCCGACAGCATCGACTCCTGGACGATCTGTTTCTGGGTCAGTGGGCCGTCGTACTCCAGTACTTTGAAGACGAGCTTGGCGCTGGGGGGACAGTCGCCGAGCTCCGTCGAGTCCATTGCTTCCATCATTACGAATCGAAACACTCCAGGAGCATAAAAGTTGACGCTCTCGAATCGGTCGTCGGGGCTATCGGAAAATCGGCTCCGCTGCGGCGTGCTCAGCGGACATTCGAGATACACTCGGTCACGTTGGTCTGGACCAGGCCGTCTAGTTGGTCGAGCGGCCCAGCGGCGA containing:
- a CDS encoding ATP-binding protein, with translation MTAYGVADLVVLALDSTGAVDERADGSATTVELSETIAFGESLADRVQLLAALSSLTRSGLVEESVDDADRTRYRLTDAGHDRVAELRTELADERVTVFDGTDTIECDLCDVPETVDISVAEALVRRSPSGELLLEAAFDDVVDRVETFDRLTAAFESLTTTNPADSIETDAGQPPSNTTQTVVVTGDAGVGKTTVVEAFVERVRERCADVFVGRSRPGGDAPFEPIEAALDAGDATTPAFDVDTVLETPDAETYRAHRTRLYADVATWLETRAADGPVVLVVEDLQWADSATLDLLAHLHSLLASAPVLLLCTYRGDGVDDVDPLGERVGADADGPTVLPLSPFDRETTATLVEHELGQRGVPAAFTDAVYTVTGGNPLFVVETVAAALEDGSLDPRVDRYPTDTDTLSAPDVVETTIRRRFDRLDDETRELVDVGALVDEPITVETLGALCALSPTRLRDRVDLLVDAGIWRETDGGYRFRSDVLRSGARSALDADRRRDRHREIATLLAADDDPNHARIATHFDRADEAAAALEQYQLAAADAEATYAHDVAAAHYERALSIARDLDRDDDALALLESLGDSYYTRGEFDAADRYFRYVREATDEPDRIRRSYYYQARMHFEQSEYEQTKTFARRGLDVGGDEVTEAVCWLVDYLGSAHMKCGEHEAAVEQFERQRTLAESIDFALSLGRSHQNLANVSRRTGAIEEAVEYGERAVSLLETASADRELARCLNDVALVYRSAGRTDAYVETLERCHDVAEETGNVRARILAKHNLGVAAQSRGDWEDARSYYEDVIDLGERAGDADTVATALWNLGAMDLSVGDAPGAIDGFERALSLVDESEAVEQRTHFHTHLSRAYQLADDVDAARWHVAMGLRLAAEHDLSHLRGASAINAAALERAQGAVDPALEHLQSATSILGSIEDVRTETSLLDQFARTHLAADEPGTAIEYARRAHDVAPEGNRQETIAVEVTLGAALRATGQRAAARDRLETALADASGLSALAEIRARRELARLERDEGNTGHAREHYETGIELAASAGMTLYETQLSDEVAVLDADVAVTDGK
- a CDS encoding PAS domain-containing sensor histidine kinase, with protein sequence MDDRGLDGADELTILSRSELADRVRQRTADLENLMDTMVDVLVKLGPDGRIRMANEAVGEMLGYDPDELVGKPIDYVLAESSDDVELSSMLHSGELIEHLLREGSVTDLESYFETKDGEAVPTSLSASVMTDDAGSVEGIVCVATDTTERTEAKERAEFLHSVLRHDLGNKLTVIDGYLDLLAETDLTDQQREYHAYAENGVTEAIDLVENVRTLHQLDADEELSSISLSRVIRETVDRHADLASQHDVDVETDVDELHVTGGTLLKELFANLVENALVHSGGTQIRIRTAATDDAVTVFVEDDGDGIDPADHERIFDRGVSIGESGGTGLGTHLAAEIADTYGGELTVDDSPLGGAQFCVHLERAR
- a CDS encoding PINc/VapC family ATPase, coding for MHVVPDTSVVIDGRVSASIADGTFADATVSVPEAVVAELESQANDGLDSGWEGLSELDSLAGLADDGEIDLEYIGERPTAGERGRASEGEIDALIRDLAEERDATFVTSDVVQAEVAKAKGLTVEYISPKSRDVGTLTIEDFFDDETMSVHLKTDTIPKAKRGALGEMRYEEIADELTDEATMDEWAREVVDGAKESPDGFIELTEPGMKIVQFRDYRIAVARPPFADGIEITAVRPIAQTDLEDYEHADELKERLLERQRGVLVSGSPGAGKSTLAQAIARYLETHDYAVKTMEKPRDLQVGPEITQYTALGGKMEKTADALLMVRPDYTIYDEVRKTDDFEVFADMRLAGVGMIGVVHATRPIDALQRLIGRVELGMIPQIVDTVVYVDAGEIDTVYDVQTTVKVPAGLTEEDLARPVIQVTDFQTGVPAYEIYTFNRQVVTVPLDDDEDGPGARESGVDRIAKQEIEREIRSIARGYVEVRLKSQDKAVVYVEDDDISSVIGKGGGRITDVENRLGISIDVRTHEENPHSGGGDGDATAGAGSANGGRSGGAQPTGDPVGQLVQPEITSRHVVIPVEGHDGETVEVQAAGEYLFTATVSRGGEIQVSRGSAIADELEDAIDHTEPITVVSS
- a CDS encoding winged helix-turn-helix domain-containing protein, whose translation is MMEAMDSTELGDCPPSAKLVFKVLEYDGPLTQKQIVQESMLSARTVRYALERLEEIGMVDEDIYFADARQSLYRLEEPVAADGGLDDASAADDACCAE